A stretch of Aedes aegypti strain LVP_AGWG chromosome 2, AaegL5.0 Primary Assembly, whole genome shotgun sequence DNA encodes these proteins:
- the LOC110676695 gene encoding gamma-secretase subunit Aph-1-like, with amino-acid sequence MTVVEFFGCSFLAFGPPLAMFSLTIAHDPIRIIILIAASFFWLVSLLFSSTVWFTVYPLRDKIAFGLICSVFIQEAFRYLMYKLLRKTERGLQEVTEIVRISDYKHILSYVCGLGFGIISGAFSLVNILADSVGPATVGLKAGSNIFIVISAAQSLCMILLHTFWSVIFFNACDLKNYYHIGYVVVSHLFVSCITLLNGQELFAVSLTASYIVMLVTSVIAFRVVGGNLASFKKFITCK; translated from the exons ATGACCGTCGTGGAGTTCTTCGGCTGCTCGTTCCTGGCCTTCGGGCCTCCGCTGGCGATGTTTTCCCTGACGATTGCCCACGACCCCATCCGTATCATCATTCTGATAGCAGCTTCCTTCTTCTGGCTGGTCTCGCTGCTGTTTTCCTCGACCGTCTGGTTCACGGTTTATCCTTTGAGGGATAAGATCGCTTTCGGGCTGATATGCTCCGTGTTCATTCAG GAAGCATTCCGCTATTTGATGTACAAGCTGCTGCGGAAAACCGAGCGAGGACTGCAGGAGGTGACCGAAATCGTACGAATCTCTGACTACAAGCACATCCTGTCGTACGTCTGTGGGCTCGGGTTCGGCATCATCAGCGGTGCCTTTTCGCTGGTGAACATTCTGGCCGATTCGGTGGGACCGGCCACGGTGGGTCTGAAGGCCGGATCAAACATTTTCATCGTGATCAGTGCAGCCCAGTCGCTCTGTATGATTCTGCTGCACACCTTCTGGAGTGTGATCTTCTTCAATGCGTGCGACCTGAAGAACTACTACCATATTGGATACGTGGTCGTGAGCCACCTGTTTGTGTCCTGCATAACGCTATTGAATGGCCAGGAGCTGTTTGCCGTTTCGCTGACGGCGTCCTACATTGTGATGTTGGTGACGAGTGTGATTGCCTTCCGAGTGGTGGGAGGAAATTTAGCTTCGTTTAAGAAATTTATTACTTGCAAGTAA